A genomic segment from Neobacillus sp. YX16 encodes:
- the hemW gene encoding radical SAM family heme chaperone HemW — MIEAAYLHIPFCEHICHYCDFNKVFLKGQPVDEYLQALEQEMVLTLNKYPADKLQTIFVGGGTPTSLNEKQLERFCESITRNLPMSRNVEFTFEANPGDLTKEKLQILKDAGVNRLSLGVQTFNDELLKKIGRVHRAKDVYQTVENAKSIGFKNISIDLIFSLPTQTITDFKESLTQAFTLDIQHYSAYSLIIEPKTVFYNLMQKGKLPTPGEDAEAAMYELLMEQMEKHGFNQYEISNFSKSGYESKHNLTYWNNDYYYGFGAGAHSYVDGWRRSNAGPLKKYMELIENGNLPIFQEHQTSKAEQIEEEMFLGLRKTDGVSISHFIGKFDIDPLELFENEISDLIAKKWIEVKKDNIYLTKTGRLLGNEVFQSFLGVTN, encoded by the coding sequence ATGATTGAAGCTGCTTATCTCCATATACCCTTTTGTGAGCATATTTGCCATTACTGTGATTTTAATAAAGTATTTCTTAAAGGGCAGCCGGTGGATGAATATTTGCAGGCACTTGAGCAAGAAATGGTCTTAACATTGAACAAATATCCAGCTGACAAACTGCAAACCATTTTTGTGGGCGGTGGGACACCGACCTCCCTAAATGAAAAGCAGCTTGAACGGTTTTGTGAGAGTATAACCCGGAACTTACCGATGAGTAGAAATGTTGAATTTACTTTTGAAGCAAATCCAGGTGATTTAACAAAAGAAAAGTTACAAATATTAAAAGATGCAGGTGTAAACCGACTTAGTCTTGGCGTTCAAACCTTTAATGATGAATTATTAAAGAAAATTGGTCGTGTCCATCGTGCAAAAGATGTTTACCAAACAGTAGAGAATGCAAAATCTATTGGCTTCAAAAATATTAGCATTGACTTAATCTTCAGCCTGCCGACCCAAACCATTACTGACTTTAAAGAGTCATTGACTCAAGCTTTTACACTAGACATTCAACATTATTCGGCCTATTCGTTAATTATTGAACCAAAGACAGTTTTTTACAATCTTATGCAAAAAGGCAAACTCCCTACACCGGGAGAGGATGCAGAAGCAGCAATGTATGAACTGCTTATGGAGCAAATGGAAAAGCACGGATTTAATCAGTATGAAATTAGTAATTTTTCAAAGTCTGGCTATGAAAGCAAACATAACCTAACATACTGGAATAACGATTACTATTATGGGTTCGGTGCAGGTGCTCACAGCTATGTGGATGGCTGGAGACGCTCGAATGCAGGACCATTGAAAAAATATATGGAACTAATTGAAAACGGGAACCTCCCTATCTTTCAGGAACACCAAACTTCAAAAGCGGAACAAATAGAAGAAGAAATGTTTTTAGGTCTGCGAAAAACAGATGGAGTATCTATATCTCATTTCATCGGAAAATTTGATATCGACCCACTGGAATTATTTGAAAATGAGATTTCTGATTTGATTGCAAAAAAATGGATAGAAGTAAAAAAAGACAATATATATTTAACTAAAACAGGGCGGCTTTTAGGAAATGAAGTTTTTCAATCATTTTTAGGGGTTACAAACTAA
- the dnaK gene encoding molecular chaperone DnaK: MSKIIGIDLGTTNSCVAVLEGGEPKVIPNPEGNRTTPSVVAFKNGERQIGEVAKRQAVTNPNTIMSIKRHMGTDYKVEAEGKNYTPQEMSAIILQYLKSYAEDYLGEPVTKAVITVPAYFNDAERQATKDAGRIAGLEVERIINEPTAAALAFGLDKTDQDQTVLVYDLGGGTFDVSILELGDGVFEVKSTAGDNRLGGDDFDQVIIDYLVEQFKKENGIDLSKDKMALQRLKDAAEKAKKDLSGVTSTQISLPFITAGAAGPLHLEVAMTRAKFDELSAHLVERTMGPTRQALSDAGLSPSQLDKVILVGGSTRIPAVQEAIKKATGQEPHRGVNPDEVVAMGAAIQGGVITGDVKDVVLLDVTPLSLGIETMGGVFTKLIDRNTTIPTSKSQVFSTAADNQTAVDIHVLQGERPMANLNKTLGRFQLSDIPPAPRGIPQVEVTFDIDKNGIVNVRAKDLGTNKEQQITIKSSTGLSDEEIQKMVREAEENAEADKQRKEEVELRNEADQLVFTTEKTLKDLEDKVDASEVAKANEAKDALKEAIEKNDLAEIRAKKDALQEIVQALTVKLYEQAAQQAQGAQGAEGGNAGPKDDNVVDAEFEEIKDEK, encoded by the coding sequence ATGAGTAAAATTATCGGAATTGACCTTGGTACAACAAACTCATGTGTCGCTGTTCTTGAAGGCGGCGAACCAAAGGTTATCCCAAATCCAGAAGGAAACCGTACAACACCATCTGTTGTAGCATTTAAAAACGGCGAACGCCAAATAGGGGAAGTGGCTAAACGTCAGGCTGTTACCAACCCAAATACCATCATGTCCATAAAACGACATATGGGAACAGATTACAAAGTAGAAGCAGAAGGTAAAAACTATACTCCTCAAGAAATGTCAGCAATTATCCTTCAATATTTGAAATCTTATGCTGAAGATTATCTTGGAGAGCCTGTCACAAAGGCAGTTATTACCGTACCAGCTTACTTTAATGATGCAGAACGTCAAGCAACTAAGGATGCAGGTAGAATTGCTGGATTAGAAGTTGAGCGTATTATCAATGAGCCGACAGCTGCAGCACTTGCATTCGGACTAGATAAAACAGATCAGGACCAAACTGTTCTTGTTTACGACCTTGGCGGCGGTACTTTTGACGTATCCATCCTTGAACTTGGAGATGGAGTATTTGAGGTAAAATCTACTGCTGGTGATAATCGTCTCGGTGGCGATGACTTTGACCAAGTAATTATTGATTACTTAGTAGAACAATTCAAAAAAGAAAATGGAATTGACCTTTCTAAAGATAAAATGGCACTACAACGCTTAAAAGATGCAGCTGAAAAAGCAAAAAAGGATCTATCTGGTGTAACTTCTACACAAATTTCCTTACCGTTTATCACTGCTGGAGCAGCTGGTCCACTTCACCTTGAAGTAGCGATGACACGTGCTAAATTCGATGAGCTTTCTGCTCACCTTGTTGAACGTACAATGGGACCAACTCGCCAAGCATTAAGTGACGCTGGCCTTTCACCATCACAGCTTGATAAGGTTATTCTTGTTGGTGGGTCAACTCGTATTCCTGCTGTTCAAGAAGCAATCAAAAAAGCAACTGGTCAAGAGCCACACCGTGGAGTTAACCCAGATGAAGTAGTAGCAATGGGTGCTGCAATTCAAGGCGGCGTAATCACAGGCGATGTTAAAGATGTAGTATTACTTGACGTTACACCACTATCACTTGGTATTGAAACAATGGGCGGTGTATTCACAAAGTTAATTGACCGTAATACAACCATTCCAACGTCTAAATCTCAAGTATTCTCTACTGCTGCTGATAACCAAACAGCTGTTGATATCCATGTTCTTCAAGGGGAACGTCCGATGGCGAACCTAAATAAAACATTAGGCCGCTTCCAATTATCTGATATTCCACCAGCACCACGTGGAATTCCACAAGTTGAAGTAACTTTTGATATCGATAAGAACGGTATCGTTAATGTACGTGCTAAAGATCTTGGTACAAATAAAGAGCAGCAAATTACAATTAAGTCTTCTACAGGTCTTTCTGATGAAGAAATTCAAAAAATGGTCAGAGAAGCAGAAGAAAATGCTGAAGCTGACAAACAGCGTAAAGAAGAAGTGGAACTTCGCAATGAAGCAGACCAGCTAGTTTTTACAACTGAAAAAACATTAAAAGACTTAGAAGATAAAGTAGATGCTTCTGAAGTTGCAAAAGCTAACGAAGCAAAAGATGCATTAAAAGAAGCGATTGAGAAAAACGATCTTGCAGAAATCCGTGCTAAAAAAGACGCTTTACAAGAAATTGTTCAGGCGTTAACGGTTAAGCTATATGAACAAGCTGCACAACAAGCACAAGGAGCACAAGGTGCTGAAGGCGGTAACGCTGGTCCTAAAGATGACAACGTAGTCGACGCTGAATTCGAAGAAATTAAGGACGAAAAGTAA
- the hrcA gene encoding heat-inducible transcriptional repressor HrcA, with the protein MLTDRQLLILQVIVDDFIRSAQPVGSRSLSKKDEISFSSATIRNEMADLEDLGYIEKTHTSSGRVPSEKGYRYYVDHLLSPQALNKQDISIIQSIFAEKIFEFETIIQKSAKILSELTNYTSIVLGPAASFNKLKRIQIIPLNKETAVAIFVTDSGHVENRTFYLPPSVDASDLEKTVNILNERLTGVALEDLNDKIYKEVAMLLRQHIRNYDLMMHTIADSLKMPANEKLFFGGKTNMLSQPEFHDISKIRELLQMIDHEEWIYPLIKNESAGIHVKIGRENKNSAMENCSLITATYSVGTEKLGTIAILGPTRMEYSRVISLLQFLSKDLTSVLTNLYQKY; encoded by the coding sequence GTGTTAACAGATCGTCAATTATTGATTCTTCAGGTTATTGTTGATGATTTTATTCGGTCTGCACAACCTGTCGGCTCAAGGAGTTTGTCGAAAAAGGATGAAATATCATTTAGTTCGGCGACTATTCGGAATGAAATGGCTGATCTTGAAGATCTAGGCTATATTGAAAAAACGCATACTTCTTCTGGTCGTGTTCCTTCCGAAAAAGGATATCGGTATTATGTAGATCATTTGCTGTCGCCTCAAGCATTAAACAAGCAGGATATTTCGATTATTCAATCGATTTTTGCTGAGAAAATTTTTGAGTTTGAAACAATTATTCAAAAATCAGCGAAAATTTTATCTGAACTAACCAATTATACTTCAATCGTTTTAGGTCCTGCTGCCAGTTTTAATAAGCTCAAACGAATTCAAATCATTCCTTTAAACAAGGAAACTGCCGTGGCAATTTTTGTTACTGATTCGGGACATGTTGAAAACCGAACATTTTATTTGCCTCCTTCAGTGGATGCGAGTGATTTGGAAAAAACGGTTAACATTTTAAACGAACGGTTAACGGGTGTAGCTCTTGAAGATTTAAATGATAAAATCTACAAGGAAGTAGCAATGCTGCTAAGGCAGCATATCCGTAATTATGATTTAATGATGCATACTATTGCTGATTCACTAAAAATGCCGGCTAATGAAAAGCTCTTTTTTGGCGGAAAGACAAATATGTTAAGCCAGCCAGAGTTTCATGATATCAGTAAAATTCGTGAACTATTACAAATGATTGATCACGAAGAGTGGATTTACCCATTAATTAAAAATGAATCTGCTGGTATTCACGTGAAAATCGGCAGAGAAAACAAAAATAGCGCTATGGAAAATTGCAGTCTTATTACCGCAACCTATTCGGTTGGAACTGAGAAATTGGGAACCATTGCGATTCTTGGTCCAACGAGAATGGAATATTCCAGAGTTATAAGCTTACTGCAGTTTTTAAGTAAGGATTTAACCTCAGTATTAACAAACCTGTATCAAAAATATTAG
- the mtaB gene encoding tRNA (N(6)-L-threonylcarbamoyladenosine(37)-C(2))-methylthiotransferase MtaB: MPTVAFHTLGCKVNHYETEAIWQLFKQEGYDRVDFESISDVYIINTCTVTNTGDKKSRQVIRRAVRKNPDAVICVTGCYAQTSPAEIMAIPGVDIVVGTQDRVKMLEYIEQYKTERQPINGVGNIMKNRVYEELDVPAFTDRTRASLKIQEGCNNFCTFCIIPWARGLMRSRDPKEVIRQAQQLVDAGYKEIVLTGIHTGGYGEDMKDYNLALLLRDLEAQVKGLARLRISSIEASQISDEVIEVIKHSNIIVRHLHIPIQSGSNTVLKRMRRKYTMEFFGERLDRLKEVLPGLAVTSDVIVGFPGETEEEFMETYNFINEHKFSELHVFPYSKRTGTPAARMDDQVDEEVKNERVHRLIALSDQLAKEYASQFENDVLEVIPEEEFREGLYVGYTDNYLKVVFPATEEMIGKLVKVKISKAGYPYNEGQFVRIVEDERVKLEVFTEEEAAI, from the coding sequence ATGCCAACAGTCGCTTTTCATACACTTGGATGTAAAGTGAATCACTATGAGACTGAAGCTATCTGGCAATTGTTCAAGCAAGAAGGCTATGATCGAGTTGATTTTGAATCAATCTCTGATGTATATATAATTAATACTTGTACGGTTACAAATACAGGCGATAAAAAAAGCCGCCAAGTAATTCGCCGTGCAGTCCGCAAAAATCCCGATGCAGTAATTTGTGTGACAGGATGTTATGCGCAAACATCACCTGCAGAAATTATGGCAATACCTGGTGTTGATATCGTAGTTGGAACTCAGGATCGAGTGAAAATGCTTGAATATATTGAACAGTATAAGACAGAACGCCAGCCAATAAATGGTGTTGGTAATATCATGAAAAATCGTGTCTATGAAGAGCTTGATGTTCCTGCATTTACCGATCGTACACGTGCTTCATTGAAAATACAAGAAGGTTGTAACAACTTCTGTACTTTTTGTATTATCCCATGGGCACGCGGGCTAATGAGATCACGTGATCCAAAGGAAGTCATTCGTCAAGCACAGCAGCTTGTGGATGCGGGTTACAAAGAAATTGTGTTAACCGGGATTCATACAGGCGGATATGGCGAGGATATGAAGGATTACAACCTAGCCTTGCTGCTTCGTGATTTAGAAGCCCAAGTAAAGGGACTTGCACGTCTCCGAATTTCTTCTATTGAAGCAAGTCAAATCAGTGATGAAGTAATTGAAGTAATTAAACACTCAAATATTATTGTTCGTCATTTGCATATCCCAATTCAATCCGGTTCAAATACAGTCTTAAAAAGAATGCGTCGTAAATATACGATGGAATTCTTTGGCGAAAGATTAGACCGCCTAAAAGAAGTACTTCCTGGTCTTGCTGTTACATCAGACGTAATTGTCGGTTTTCCTGGTGAAACTGAAGAAGAATTTATGGAAACATATAATTTTATTAATGAACATAAATTTTCTGAACTACATGTCTTCCCTTATTCTAAGCGTACAGGAACACCTGCTGCCAGAATGGATGATCAAGTGGACGAAGAAGTTAAAAATGAGCGAGTTCACCGCTTAATTGCCCTTTCTGATCAATTAGCTAAGGAATATGCATCACAATTTGAAAATGATGTATTAGAAGTAATTCCCGAAGAAGAGTTCAGAGAGGGACTGTATGTAGGATACACAGATAATTATTTGAAAGTGGTATTCCCTGCAACAGAAGAAATGATAGGTAAACTTGTTAAAGTGAAGATTTCAAAAGCTGGGTATCCATACAATGAGGGACAATTTGTCCGAATTGTTGAAGATGAACGAGTAAAACTTGAAGTATTTACGGAAGAAGAAGCTGCCATTTAA
- the deoC gene encoding deoxyribose-phosphate aldolase has protein sequence MATANVASMIDHTLLKADATRQQIETLCQEAKEHKFFSVCVNPTWVSTARDLLSGSGVKVCTVIGFPLGATTPETKAFETKNAIENGADEVDMVINIGALKDNNYELVEKDIRAVVEAAKGKALTKVIIEASLLSREEKIHACELAVKAGTDYVKTSTGFSTGGATVEDIKLMRETVGPDIGVKASGGVRNTADTEKMIQAGATRIGASAGIAILQGLTVTSDY, from the coding sequence ATGGCTACTGCCAATGTTGCTTCGATGATTGACCATACATTGTTAAAAGCGGACGCTACACGTCAACAAATTGAGACCCTTTGCCAAGAAGCTAAGGAGCATAAATTTTTTTCCGTTTGTGTAAATCCCACTTGGGTTAGTACTGCGAGAGATTTATTAAGTGGAAGTGGCGTTAAGGTTTGTACTGTTATTGGGTTTCCACTCGGTGCGACAACTCCGGAAACCAAGGCATTTGAGACAAAAAATGCAATAGAGAATGGTGCGGACGAAGTTGACATGGTAATCAATATCGGTGCTTTGAAGGATAATAATTATGAGTTAGTGGAAAAAGATATCCGGGCAGTTGTTGAAGCTGCAAAGGGTAAAGCATTAACAAAGGTTATCATTGAAGCAAGCTTGCTTTCAAGGGAAGAAAAAATTCACGCCTGCGAGCTTGCAGTTAAGGCAGGAACAGACTATGTTAAGACATCGACTGGGTTCTCGACAGGCGGTGCTACGGTTGAAGATATTAAGCTGATGAGAGAAACGGTTGGACCTGATATTGGAGTTAAAGCCTCCGGAGGGGTACGTAATACAGCAGATACCGAAAAAATGATTCAAGCAGGAGCAACGAGAATTGGCGCAAGTGCAGGAATTGCCATTCTTCAAGGCTTGACGGTTACTTCGGATTACTAA
- the grpE gene encoding nucleotide exchange factor GrpE, which translates to MTKEKNNTINEEIDSQTDEQVELTEEEVETVFAETGDSEEGSMDIDYAAEIQNLTSKLEEADNRYLRLQADFDNFRRRTRLDSEASEKYRVQKLAIDLLPALDNFERALKIEAENEQSKSLLQGMEMVYRGLLDALKKEGVEAIEAVEKEFNPNFHQAVMTGEDENYGPNIVIEEFQKGYMLKDRVIRPSMVKVNQ; encoded by the coding sequence TTGACAAAAGAAAAGAACAACACGATTAATGAGGAAATTGATTCTCAAACGGATGAACAAGTTGAACTTACCGAAGAGGAAGTTGAAACTGTATTTGCTGAAACAGGGGATTCTGAAGAGGGTTCAATGGATATAGACTATGCTGCTGAGATTCAAAACCTCACCAGTAAATTAGAAGAAGCAGATAATCGTTATTTACGTCTTCAAGCTGATTTTGATAATTTCCGCCGTCGTACTCGATTAGATAGCGAGGCCAGTGAAAAATATAGAGTGCAAAAATTAGCCATCGATTTGCTTCCTGCATTAGACAATTTCGAGAGAGCTCTGAAAATAGAAGCAGAAAATGAGCAATCAAAATCGTTGCTGCAGGGAATGGAAATGGTCTATCGCGGGTTACTAGATGCTTTGAAAAAAGAAGGCGTTGAAGCGATAGAAGCAGTTGAAAAAGAATTTAATCCTAATTTCCATCAAGCGGTTATGACAGGTGAGGATGAAAATTATGGCCCTAATATTGTCATTGAGGAATTCCAAAAGGGTTATATGTTAAAGGATCGGGTTATCCGTCCATCAATGGTTAAAGTGAATCAATAA
- the prmA gene encoding 50S ribosomal protein L11 methyltransferase, with translation MKWSEFSIHTTNEAIEPISHILHEAGASGVVIEDPFELTKERQDQFGEIYQLNPDDYPEEGVIVKAYLPVNSFLGETVDAIKESINNLIIHNIDIGINKVTISEVNEEEWATAWKKYYHPVKISEKFTIVPTWEIYTPVSSDELIIELDPGMAFGTGTHPTTVMCIQALERSVTPGDRVIDVGTGSGVLSIAAAMLGAEDVRAFDLDEVAVTSARLNIKLNKVSGKVTTSQNNLLDGVEENCADVVVANILAEVILRFTDDVARVVKPGGTFIASGIIQQKKDQVKEGLIQSGFEIMETILMEDWVAIIAKRV, from the coding sequence ATGAAGTGGTCTGAATTTAGTATTCACACTACGAACGAAGCGATTGAACCAATATCACATATTTTACACGAGGCCGGTGCCAGCGGTGTAGTTATTGAAGATCCTTTTGAACTAACAAAGGAAAGGCAAGATCAGTTCGGGGAAATCTACCAACTCAATCCAGATGATTACCCTGAAGAAGGAGTTATCGTTAAAGCGTATTTACCAGTTAACAGCTTTCTAGGTGAAACTGTAGATGCAATTAAAGAATCCATTAATAATCTGATCATCCACAATATCGATATTGGAATAAATAAAGTAACCATTAGTGAAGTGAATGAAGAAGAATGGGCTACAGCATGGAAGAAATATTATCATCCAGTTAAAATTTCAGAGAAGTTTACGATCGTTCCAACTTGGGAGATATACACTCCAGTCAGCAGTGATGAATTAATCATTGAACTAGATCCTGGAATGGCCTTCGGAACTGGAACGCATCCGACTACGGTCATGTGTATCCAAGCATTAGAAAGGTCTGTCACGCCGGGTGACAGGGTAATTGATGTCGGTACTGGCTCTGGAGTTCTTAGTATTGCTGCTGCCATGTTAGGCGCAGAAGATGTTCGTGCCTTTGATTTAGATGAGGTTGCTGTCACTTCAGCGCGACTCAACATAAAGCTTAATAAGGTAAGCGGCAAAGTAACCACTTCGCAAAATAATCTATTAGATGGTGTAGAAGAGAACTGTGCTGACGTTGTCGTTGCCAATATTTTAGCCGAAGTTATTCTACGTTTTACAGATGATGTAGCACGTGTTGTTAAACCTGGAGGGACTTTTATTGCCTCAGGTATTATTCAGCAGAAGAAAGATCAAGTAAAAGAAGGACTCATTCAGTCCGGATTTGAGATCATGGAAACCATCTTAATGGAAGATTGGGTTGCGATTATTGCCAAGAGGGTATAA
- a CDS encoding 16S rRNA (uracil(1498)-N(3))-methyltransferase, with the protein MQRYFVKQRANENSFVIDGDDRHHITKVMRMEIGDKIICVDPNGDAAVCEIAKITDEQVVADVVQWKDEKSELPISITIASGLPKGDKLEWIIQKGTELGAGEFIPFAARRSVVKWDDKKAGKKVDRWQKIAKEAAEQSHRAYVPEISSPMNFKALIEKSKNFHYKLVAFEEESRSGETSIFFATLQKMKPGESLLLVFGPEGGLAEEEVNVLQENDFTLCGLGPRILRTETAPLYALAAISYHFELMRR; encoded by the coding sequence GTGCAACGATACTTTGTTAAACAACGAGCAAATGAAAATAGTTTTGTGATTGATGGTGATGACCGTCACCATATTACAAAGGTTATGCGTATGGAAATCGGGGACAAAATTATTTGTGTTGATCCAAACGGGGATGCAGCAGTTTGTGAAATTGCAAAAATTACCGATGAACAAGTCGTTGCAGACGTTGTACAATGGAAAGATGAGAAGTCAGAGCTTCCTATTTCAATTACGATTGCTAGCGGACTTCCAAAAGGGGACAAACTTGAATGGATTATTCAAAAAGGCACGGAACTTGGTGCCGGTGAATTTATTCCTTTTGCTGCCCGTCGTTCAGTCGTAAAATGGGATGATAAAAAAGCCGGTAAAAAAGTAGATAGATGGCAAAAAATTGCCAAAGAAGCAGCGGAGCAATCCCATCGTGCATATGTCCCTGAAATTAGCAGCCCAATGAATTTTAAAGCTTTGATTGAGAAAAGCAAAAATTTTCATTATAAATTAGTTGCATTTGAAGAAGAAAGTAGAAGTGGGGAAACATCTATTTTTTTTGCAACCTTACAAAAAATGAAGCCAGGGGAATCGCTGCTTTTGGTATTTGGTCCTGAGGGTGGACTAGCTGAAGAAGAAGTTAACGTTTTACAAGAAAATGACTTTACTCTTTGCGGCTTAGGTCCGCGAATATTAAGAACGGAAACTGCGCCACTCTATGCTTTAGCGGCGATTTCCTACCATTTTGAATTAATGAGGAGATGA
- the dnaJ gene encoding molecular chaperone DnaJ gives MSKRDYYEVLGVSKSASKDEIKKAYRKLSKQYHPDINKEPDAADKFKEIAEAYEVLSDDQKKAHYDQFGHTDPNQGFGGGADFGGGFGGFEDIFNTFFGGGGGSRRRDPNAPRQGADLQYTMTITFEEAAFGKETDIEIPREETCSTCSGSGAKKGTKPETCQHCHGTGQLNIEQNTPFGRVVNRRICHHCNGTGKEIKHKCATCGGNGKVKKRKKIHVKIPAGIDDGQQLRISGQGEAGINGGPSGDLYIVFHVREHEFFERDGDDVYCEMPITFVQASLGDEIEVPTLHGKVKVKVPSGTQTGTKFRLKGKGIPNVRGYGTGDQHIIVRIITPTKLTDKQKQLLREFAELSGNSPIGEHEEGFFSKVKRAFKGE, from the coding sequence ATGAGTAAACGAGATTACTATGAGGTGCTTGGTGTTAGTAAGAGTGCTTCTAAGGATGAGATAAAAAAAGCATATCGAAAGCTCTCAAAACAATATCATCCAGATATTAACAAAGAGCCTGATGCTGCAGATAAATTTAAAGAAATCGCTGAAGCTTATGAGGTTTTAAGCGATGATCAAAAAAAGGCACACTATGATCAATTCGGTCATACGGATCCAAATCAAGGCTTTGGAGGCGGCGCTGATTTTGGCGGCGGTTTTGGAGGATTTGAGGATATTTTCAATACTTTCTTTGGAGGCGGCGGCGGGTCACGCAGGCGCGACCCTAATGCCCCTAGACAAGGTGCTGACTTACAGTACACGATGACAATTACGTTTGAGGAAGCAGCATTTGGAAAAGAAACAGATATTGAAATTCCGCGTGAAGAAACCTGCAGTACATGCAGCGGGTCGGGTGCTAAAAAGGGAACAAAGCCTGAAACATGTCAACACTGTCATGGAACAGGACAGTTAAATATTGAACAAAATACGCCTTTTGGCAGAGTGGTTAATCGCCGTATTTGTCACCATTGTAATGGCACAGGAAAAGAAATTAAGCATAAATGTGCAACCTGTGGCGGTAATGGTAAGGTGAAGAAACGCAAAAAGATTCATGTGAAAATTCCTGCAGGTATTGACGATGGACAACAGTTAAGGATTTCAGGACAAGGTGAGGCTGGTATAAACGGGGGTCCATCAGGTGATCTTTACATTGTTTTCCACGTAAGAGAGCATGAGTTTTTTGAAAGAGATGGCGACGATGTTTATTGTGAAATGCCTATCACCTTTGTTCAAGCATCGCTCGGAGATGAAATCGAAGTCCCAACCTTGCATGGCAAAGTAAAAGTTAAGGTCCCATCTGGTACGCAGACAGGAACAAAATTCCGACTCAAAGGTAAGGGGATTCCGAATGTACGCGGATATGGAACAGGGGATCAGCACATAATCGTCCGTATTATTACTCCGACTAAGTTAACGGATAAACAAAAGCAGCTTCTTCGGGAATTTGCTGAACTTAGTGGAAATTCACCAATTGGTGAACATGAAGAGGGTTTTTTCTCAAAAGTAAAACGAGCCTTTAAAGGTGAGTAA